DNA sequence from the Alosa sapidissima isolate fAloSap1 chromosome 13, fAloSap1.pri, whole genome shotgun sequence genome:
acacacacacacacatacacacacacacacacacacacacacacacacacacacacacacacacacacacacacacacacacacacacacacacatccacacacacacacacacaaacacacacacacacacacagtgtgcggTGCACATTCACATATTCTCAAAATAGCATAGCTCTGTGTCCATTTTCCCTAAATGAGCAGATTCTGTGTCCATAGTGCTGATAGCTCACTTCTATCTCTAGTGACATCAGTGGAGGATGGAGAATGGAGAACACAATCACTCTTTCCACTCATGTGATGCTTTGCTCTTTACCAGAACTTCTGACTTTCACCTCATCTTTCCTGTAGAAATCACTGATCATTGAGGTTCCTTCTTCCGTTGTACTACTTGACTGAATTGTTCCGCATGTCTGTCAGTCGAGTCTGAAAGGGGAACTCTTCTAAGTTCCTTGTAAATGTTTGTCGGCGTAGGCAGTCCAATCGTGTGTCAGTGACAGGGGAAGACATGTACAGGCACAATCCAGGCCCGTCTAAGCCAACCTCACCCTGGAATTTGGTTTTTGCCTGAAGTCGGAGTCCTCTACCCCAGCACCCCAATAACTCACACAGCAAACCTGCCAGAGAGGAGAAGTCACATGCTCCAAGGCAAACTGATGAGGTTGTAGGGAGATATGCAACTCAGATCAACATACACAGGGCCACATAGAGACTGAGAAGCTGTAAGAggtatgatgtttttttttcatactggaagtgaggtttaccaacgttccacaagcacagctaagctagctggcatccgttacactggGAACAGAGTAAGAAGGAGAAGAGTATTTCAGTACAAAAGGCATGACATATATGTGGTGATGGGGAATTCTAGGTGCCTGCACAATCTTGACTTGAACGGATTGCATACATATGAAtacacttacatacatacacatgtacacattgtGCATATGCTGGAAGAGGAATGAAACACTCTGGTGTGCACTCTATCCACAGCTGCATGTTTGCGTAGACATGTTGGCACATGTGAGCATGTACATTCCTGATGTGAAATACACTATAACTCAAGAGCAGAAGTGATGCCTccgtatatatactgtatgtatcgtGTCCCACGTTTCTTGTGTTTTAAGCTCCCAaagttgtcttcaaggcagtgcTGTCTGGAAGTCACTAGGgctaggcatgggttaaggtcagggttagggttagtgttagtgttagtgattaggtgacgttacccaacattgctgagagcacctttaataacaAGTTTCAAGCACAAACATGCAAGAATTTGTTACACTCCAATACAGGTCATTAATGCATTTTTTCTGCATCCTTCCCTTGGTTTTCATTCTCATATACAGTATGCCATCATATATGCCATCAAGTATGAGACTTAATATAGATGGCTGTGTGTCTTTTCAAATTATGTCTAATGAATTCAAATCAGGTTGTGGAGGCATCGCAAGGACCATTGACAGAAATGGGAAGCAATGGGTCAATCGGTAAACTTATGCAAATGAGATATTTCAACCTTTGCTTTCAAATAAATTGCTATAAAAATATAAGAGCCtattgtttctctctgtctgtctgtctgtctgtctgtctgtctgtctgtctttctctctctctctcgctgtagTTAATTGTGTGTAGCTTGATAAGCAAACATTAATTGAATTAGGTCTGAAATGTAAAATAACATCTTATCATGCATCTTAGGTCCTGCATGGATAATCTATATTGTTTACATCTGCTCAGTCAGTCTTAGTCTGAAAAACAGGAAATCATATTATTTTAAGATGGTAGAAGAAGACAGAGATGATAATATCTCCTTTAGTAAGAAGATGTGTGAGAAAATGGGGAATTAAGTGTAACCACATTCCGTAGCCTGCTCTAATATGGTTatgcacacactctccaacactccaacacactccaacatttcttttttttaagaaatcaaaataatttcagttttactttcttttcAAAAACCCCAAAACAATGGAATGATTAACTGCATCAAGCATGTAAGTTTGTCTTTTAGAGATATAGCTCCCTCTAGTGATTTTAACGCTGGGCACAACAGAGGCAGACACTCCTATACAGACAGCAATAAAGAATACAAGCATAGAAGTTGATAGACTTCAGGACTTGAAAAGAAAAATTACAAAAGTAAGTTACATTGATTCATTTCAGAGCGTCTGTTCAAATGGTCATGATAGGAGGGAATTTGAAGTAGTGTCACAAACTttctcatatctcaacaacagATGGCAGTGTTGACTCATGATCCACTCTGACGATTTTGGATGAAAATTTCAAGTATTAATAGTTACTCTTAAACCACTCAGAAAGCATATGTCAATTAATGTTCTGTAATACTAAAACGATTTACCTCTGAAACATACAATCCGCAGATCATTCCAACTATGCATTCCATATAGTGTAAGTGAACTTCCCTGGACAGTGGCCATTAGCCTATGCCAATGGGCTGGGCTGTAGTGCTGTGTCATTCTGCAGGCTATACTGCAAGGAGGTTTTTGGGACAAGTAACAAGAAGAGAATCAGCACTTATACTTTGACAAATGTCTATCACCAGTTATAAGACAATAGATGGACTATACTGTACAGGGTGCTGTATTTGATATTTTAGTTTATTGTTAATAATAAAATTGTATCTTATAATCTTGTTAGCTGGCTCATTGTCCTAATGTCTGTCTTACATCCTGTCTCATTACTTGCAAGTGGGCATACCTGATAATTAGATTTGTTATCATGAAGGTCAAGCATTCTTGGGAAATGTCATGTGAGTCACCTCAGAGACAGACAGCTTCTAATGTGAGTGATATTTCCATGAGAAATTCCAATCATCTGAAATGTCAAGAAGATAGTCACGGTCTCTATCCGGTTGGTTTCATGTAGTTATAttcagtgcatttctcaaatttGTTAGTGTTTATACAGCTTTCTAATTCTAGTAAAATAGCTTAAATTAGACCGTCATTGACATCGATATGTGTGACATCCCTATTGCCAAAGTGTATCTGACTTTGTCCCTTGCTCCAATCAgatttccaacacacacacacacacacacacacacagacacacacacacacacacacacacacacacacacacacacacacacacacacacacacacctgtcctttAGTCTGTGAAGAAATGGAGCTGGTGCTAAACGTGGCCCTGGCCAGCTGCCATCATCAGCAGAggcaggtggaggtggggggaggggggggggggtagagctGGGAGCCTGATGAGCCTATCCCGCATCACAGGACAACAGCCAAAATAAACTCACTgacctcctcctttcctctctctctctctctctctctctctctctctctttctcccctcctccctctcttcctgctgctgctgtgcccTCTGACAGAGCTTACACAGCGCCCACGCATTGTGCTGAAATTACCAAACTAatgcagaggggagagagagagagagagagaaagaaagggggggagaggaggatgggggaAGGATGGGGtaatgagaagaggagagggatggcAAGCAATCGGAGAaggagaagatggagaggagtgtggaggacacacagagaaatatggCTGGATGGAGGAAGTGTGTTGAAGATGGATGTGAGCGAGGAGGACACTTGCAAAGAgatggggtgagagagaggaatagagagaggaatagagagagagagagagagagagagagagagagagaggaagagggattaGATGGGGGAGAAGGAGGCAGAATCAAGTAGGAAAGCAGAGAGATACACAAAATGGTGGTCACTTTATTTTGCTGTGTCAGAGTGACGTGCTCCAAGGTAACTTACAAATcaaggatggtgtgtgtgtgtgtgtgtatatgtgtgtgtgtgtgtgtctatgtgcgtgAAACCATGTGTATGTTAGCAGGTGAGGAAGATAGCCACCTGCATGCCAACACATGCTCTGTCCGTAATCGTTACAAAAACTGGTGGTGCTGGTGAGGTCTTTGCAGGGTAGTGAGTCGGTAGTTCTCCTCCATTAAACCACGCAGGCTTCCAGACACTGGACGTGTAACACTGAGACACATAGCAGAGGTGAAAGTGGGGAGCAGTGGGGTGTGTCAGTCTCTTAATTCATCTCGCCTCGTCCTCCTGCTCACTTCTTGGCCTTGCCCTGTGCAGCCACCGCCTCCATGGCCTTCTTCACGGTCTCTGCGTCTCCCAGGAACGCCATGGGCTTGATGGGCTTCAGGTCCTTGTCCAGCTCATAGACGATGGGGATACCGGTGGGCAGGTTCAGCTCCATGATGGCGGCGTCAGACATGCCTGACGTGGAGGAGAAACAGCGAAGAGGgattgtgagagagagtgggcacAGTGGAAACATAAATAGTACGTGTGGAGTCCGGGGGTGGTTGTCGACGCTTCGGCAACTTGTTCAGATTTTGATAGTGGGTGGTGTCAAAATGTGTTGCTGACTGGCTTTGCTTTTAACGTCTTCCTTCAGCTTGACAGGAGTACCATTCACCTCTGCACAGATCAACTCGAATCAAAGCAGCTGCTTGCAGCTCAGCTTTCATGGTTGACTTGAGCTATATTATATCAGGCATCATCATGTCCCTGGAGAGGACTCCTGGACAGACTCACTCTAATacaaaagtaggctacagtaagcTAAATCAGAACCCAGCAGCCTTAACCTCGTATTAGTTCCCTATCTGACTGTGACCTTCTAGTGGCCCGTTGACCTTTACTGGCCTTTCCTCGAGGTCACTCTAATTTCTGCCAGTCTATCCAGCTCAAACAAAATGCATATGGATAAAGGTCGCGACTGTAATGGGACTCTCAGCCCTTTGGCTTTACCTCTCCAGGCCTGGGAGCAGAGGGCCGCTTCAGGGCTATTTATAAACACCCCGCTATCTGGTCATGGGTACATGGCATGGTTGCATCCGCTCTACtgtactctctgtgtgtgtgtgtgtgtgtgtgtgtccacacaatAAGGATTGTGTCCAGTCAGTGTAGCCTTCTCAGCTTGCACTGAGCTAAGGTCAGCCCTGACAGGTTACATAATAGTCGAGAGGCATGCAGGAGTGTTTCTGAGCAGTGGCACAATGTGTGACAGCTGCTATAATGAAAACAAAGAGGCTGGGTCCTAGAagcaggagagaaaggagacggTAGGCCTATTTGCTACGTTTGAAAGAGATTAGAAAGGGCCTGGCTGATTTCTGTCTCAGACTTTTCAACCTTGCTTGAGTTTGGTGAAGTTCACTTTTTATTTTCTCACTTTGCCCCCTTGAATGAGTTTCATGTCAGTACTCACCCTCCAAATGCTTCACAATGCCACGGAGACTGTTGCCATGGGCTGCGATGATGACGTTCTTGCCAGCTTTGATCTGGGGAACGATGACCTCGTTCCAGAAGGGCAGGGCGCGGGCAATGGTGTCCTTCAGGCTCTCACATGTGGGCAGCTCTCCAGCCTTCAGGCCTTTGTAGCGCCTCGACTGGTGGGGTGAGAGTATTATACAATTGGTCACTGACATAACAGCACGTAAGCCATGTCATGTCATGAACAGAGAGCCCCCTGGCTGTTCAAAGATGTGATAGTACTTCCACAATAATAACCTATTGCATTTCTTTATCTATCACGAAATGAGCAATTAGGAATGCTTTTTTCATGCTATCTATGCTCCTATTATGTGATATTGTGACTGactgttttgtctttttgtctgtAAGAATATCCTTACCAAATCACATGATCCTGCTGGTGGCTTTGATAATTATCACTTGAAATATGCTCAaacatattttatttcattgaGGCAGCACCTATCTGATGTTGTGCCTGTTTATGACTTGTAGTTATATGAAATGGGATATCAGTATGGGACTGGAAATCCATTACCGGTACCGGTTTACAAGTCTACCTCCAGatagcttttctctctctgagtctCTCAGCTTACTCACCTCACTGATGATCTTGTGATAGCCATGGTCTTTGTCCATGGGAGGTGGTGGGATGTCGAAGGAGCGCCTCCAGATCTTGACCTGCTCCTCTCCGTGCTTCTCAGCCGTCTCGGCCTTGTTGAGGCCAGTGAGGCCGCCGTAGTGGCGCTCGTTCAGGCGCCAGGTCCTGTGGACGGGCAGCCACATCTGGTCGGTGCCCTCCATGATGGTCCACAGGGTCTTGATGGCGCGCTTGAGCACCGAGGTGTAGCACACGTCGAACTTCATGCCGGCATCCTTGATGGCCTGGGCGCCACGCTTGGCCTCCTCCACGCCCTTCTCGCTCAGGTCGGCGTCGAACCAGCCGCAGAAGCGGTTCTCCTGGTTCCAGGCGCTCTCGCCGTGGCGCACGATGACCAGACGGTGTGCAGCAGCCATTCCGTTAGTTCAGCTCGGATTTCTGTACGTCCCAAACGCAGCCTTCCCCTGTGAacgtgcacccacacacacacacagacactctgacaAGCAGTGATCCCCCTGTGCATAAGCCCGACTCTTTTTATAGCACAGTGGAATGTGGGCCTGCTTGGATGCCAGATAGCACCTGCCCTCCACCAATACGAATGGCTCAAGCCTTAATGGACAAATGCCCTCAGCCAATGAGCAACTGCAACCCTTGAGAGTTGGCGGAACATGTTCTGGCTGGGAAAGGGCAAAGGTCAGGGATACAGTGAAAATAGCAACTTGACTTTTAAACCGACAGAGGTGGAATAAAAGTGTAAAGTTCAGAGTTAGAGGCTGAAGGTCTTTTTGTGATTGAGAGATTCATGAACATGGCTCTGCCACTTTCACTAACAAGACACTTCCAACCTTCTCCCATTACATCCACTCTACCCTCTTTTTCTGGCCTTTGTGTGAGAGACAGCCAGTACTGCATAGCCCTCCTACTGTAAACCTATTGCCTTTAGCTGCAGGGTGGCACCATCTGAAGAGGTCAAGTGGCATTCCACTGGGGGCAGACATTGATATTCAGACGAGATGCTGCTACTCTATCCAGCAGTCACAGGACAGTCTAATCTACTAGCCATGTCTGAAGAGCTTTTAAATGCCAGGAGACAGAGAAATACCTGGATATCTTGCGAGGGACCTACGTATGATGCACTGCCTGAGAATAATATTACGCTGCTCACATGATCTGGGATATTTCCAACATAAAGCTTTGTTTGCTTTGAGCATCGCTCTGCTGCAAGACATATCAGCTCAGTTATTTTTACCAAGGAACATTCTTCACTGGAATGTTTTtttgtaaatatataaatatatataaataataaatatatataaatatattcccTGTGTTTAGCAAATTGATTCCAACTTAAATTGATTCCAACTGAAATAATGGCTCCATCCACAGTCCTGGTTATTCACTGCAtcaatgcagacacacactcacacgcacacacaaaaatcttTCTCATTTATTCAGCATACACGGTTACGGATCTAAATGGATCATTTCCCTTTGTCTCGCACACGCAGTTCCCCCTAGACACTGTGCCGAATATAACATCTATCATAGAATATAAAgtaaataaactttctggtcTGGTGTCAGATCAGGATATTACCCAAAGACAGTATGGCAGTTTACCTGATAGATGACTATAGCTTCAGAGGAAATTCTATTTGTCACAGCACCAGGAAAAGGCTGATGTAGCAGTATGGTTATTTGCCATTAAGACCTTAAGGCAATAACAAATGACTTAGCCATACTGTCAATCAAACTGAATACAGAATTATTTACAAAAGGGTAGGGGAAAAGACATAACTTGAGCTATTATTAATGCTAGCTTGGGCTTCTGGCTAAACTAATCAtcgagtgacacacacacacacatacacaaacacacaagcgcatacacatacagagaacTCTTATGCTGAGCTCCAGGAATGTATTATGTGACGTAATCAGACGTAATGCCGTATACTGAGATAGAGAGGCAGGTGCTTAGAGGAAAGGTGAGAGAGACTGTTTATAAATGAATGAAACTAAATAAAAGGGATTACTGGAACAGggaataataatagtaatattatatattatatatatttttttgatttctcctccatctacccatgtccttgattgcctagcctttctgcccccccccccccccaacacacacacttacatcatcactgtcatcacttcacatacatacaacacactgcttgctacagtaagcctcctctacatacttgctgcacactgccacccccccccccccccccccctacatacacagcacattgtcttcaggatcttctccaacacacatcctctacatacttacagcacactgcccccacctacacactacacacacacacacacagtcactgctccactcccctcccgcccacacacacatcttcactgtcatcactcacatacatcatacatacagtactctgcttgcaatagtaagtccctgcccccccccccctacatacacagcacattatttaatcaggaagcttctccaacacacatccccaacatacttacagcacactgcccacacacacactacacacacacacacacacagtcactgctccactcccctcccgcccacacacacatcttcactgtcatcactcacatacatcatacatccagtactctgcttgcaatagtaagtccctgccccccccccccccccccccacatacacagcacattatttcatcaggaagcttctccaacacacatccccaacatacttaagggcacactgccccccaccccccccccccccaatacacagcacattgtctcatgaggaagcttccccaacacacatattgcacactgccctctccccacatacacagcacactatcccatctcccctgtcatccccccaacacacacaccaagacccctggcagttgggttagccccttgagccgtggatctgcccaaggtttcttccttggtaagggagtttttccttgcccctgttgctcttgggtgctccttgttggtgccccccacccaatcccaatcctccaccaccttttttatgcagcccttgccacttaatctactaaacccctcttctactgcactctttacccccccccccccccatcaatgcacaaataggctgacaccagacataatttcactgcatttcttacttccagtaactatatgcatgtgacaataaacttccttgtatccttgtatccttgtatccttgtaataataataataataataataataataataataataataataaaacaagacTGCCATATGCTCAGACAGTCATCACAACTGTTCATTAAACTAATGAGACATTGAACCTGCTCAAAAAGTTTCCACTGAGAATATGTGGCTGAAAACAAAGACAGCGTTAGTGCTGATGCTCCTTGGTCTGATTGTAATAGATATGCCAAGTCATTGTAGCGCTTGCACAGGGGTTTGCACTGGGCTCTCTGAGGCAGCATCAGCACACtgtacccccctctctccctctcttcctcctcctcctcctctttcctcccctctctccttccaccCCGTCTCCCATTCCTCTCCACCGAGACCGGAAGTGCTGGTCAGCAGCACAAGACTGTTGACTAGTCAGACTT
Encoded proteins:
- the pgam2 gene encoding phosphoglycerate mutase 2 codes for the protein MAAAHRLVIVRHGESAWNQENRFCGWFDADLSEKGVEEAKRGAQAIKDAGMKFDVCYTSVLKRAIKTLWTIMEGTDQMWLPVHRTWRLNERHYGGLTGLNKAETAEKHGEEQVKIWRRSFDIPPPPMDKDHGYHKIISESRRYKGLKAGELPTCESLKDTIARALPFWNEVIVPQIKAGKNVIIAAHGNSLRGIVKHLEGMSDAAIMELNLPTGIPIVYELDKDLKPIKPMAFLGDAETVKKAMEAVAAQGKAKK